The Fragaria vesca subsp. vesca unplaced genomic scaffold, FraVesHawaii_1.0 scf0511443, whole genome shotgun sequence genome contains the following window.
CCTCTCCTCTCTCTGAAAACCTCACAGAAATGCTtgggaagaagatggtgagCTTCAAAAAACTAGCCAAGAAGGTGAAGTCTGTAGGTGGAACTGGTAGAGTAGTCGACCCTTATTCCCACCATGAATGTCTGCTAAGAGACTCAGACGTTCAAGGAGGTAATTCTCCTTCAACAAAAACCCCAACTGGGTTCCTGGCAGTTTACGTTGGCGAAGAGCGCCAGAGGTTCGTGGTTCCAACAAGCTTTCTTTCTCATCCACTCTTCAAGATGCTGCTGGAGAAAGCCTACAATGAGTTTG
Protein-coding sequences here:
- the LOC101307072 gene encoding indole-3-acetic acid-induced protein ARG7-like, translated to MLGKKMVSFKKLAKKVKSVGGTGRVVDPYSHHECLLRDSDVQGGNSPSTKTPTGFLAVYVGEERQRFVVPTSFLSHPLFKMLLEKAYNEFGFQQRNGLVVPCSVSAFEEVVNAVECSNG